The proteins below are encoded in one region of Roseovarius bejariae:
- the leuD gene encoding 3-isopropylmalate dehydratase small subunit → MDKFEKLTGVAAPMPLINVDTDMIIPKQFLKTIKRSGLGKNLFDEMRFDDDGNEIPDFVLNRPQYRDAEVLVAGDNFGCGSSREHAPWAIKDFGIRCVIAPSFADIFYNNCFKNGILPIALPQEQVDLLMKDAEKGSNARMTVDLEAQTVTTSDGEVVSFEIDPFKKHCLLEGLDDIALTLEKSSSIDTFEESATSSRPWV, encoded by the coding sequence ATGGACAAGTTCGAAAAACTCACGGGCGTTGCTGCGCCCATGCCGCTGATCAATGTCGATACCGACATGATTATTCCCAAGCAGTTCCTGAAAACGATCAAGCGGTCGGGGCTGGGAAAGAACCTTTTTGATGAGATGCGGTTCGATGATGACGGTAACGAGATTCCCGATTTCGTGCTGAACCGGCCGCAGTATCGCGATGCAGAGGTCCTTGTGGCCGGTGACAACTTTGGTTGCGGGTCCAGCCGGGAACACGCCCCGTGGGCGATCAAGGATTTTGGCATTCGCTGCGTCATCGCGCCGAGCTTTGCCGACATCTTCTATAACAACTGCTTCAAGAATGGCATTCTTCCCATTGCTTTACCGCAAGAGCAGGTCGATCTTTTGATGAAAGACGCCGAAAAAGGGTCGAATGCGAGGATGACCGTGGATCTTGAGGCGCAGACCGTCACCACTTCTGACGGTGAGGTTGTTTCCTTCGAGATCGACCCGTTCAAGAAGCACTGCTTGTTGGAAGGGCTTGATGACATCGCGCTCACCCTCGAAAAATCTTCGAGCATTGACACATTCGAAGAAAGCGCGACCTCGTCTCGGCCTTGGGTCTAA
- a CDS encoding endonuclease/exonuclease/phosphatase family protein has product MNAALEREGPGLLLRDILRDDPQITAFAMVVRRVSPDILVLQGIDYDHGRVALRALRNKIDKDGGPHYPHVFTKRPNTGMPTGLDMDGDGRLGQSRDKQGFGRFAGQAGMAVLSRWPFDRQKMRDFSHVKWQDLPSASLPMSMDAPFPSFEAQKVQRLSSVGHWVLPVKLPHAPVLTLMTFHATPPVFDGPEDRNGHRNHDEILFWQKFLDGEFGPVPDDHFVLLGDANIDPVDGEGRKSAVNRLLADPRLQDPEPKRPGPVLQGPEQSGDPRLDTVAWPDDGPGHLRVQYLLPSSDLRVVNAGVHWPTPDTDVAAEASAAGPHRMVWVDIALPE; this is encoded by the coding sequence ATGAATGCGGCGCTTGAGCGTGAAGGTCCGGGTCTATTGCTGCGTGACATTCTGCGTGATGACCCGCAGATCACAGCCTTTGCCATGGTTGTACGCCGTGTCTCGCCGGATATTCTTGTTTTGCAAGGCATTGATTATGACCATGGACGGGTGGCCTTGCGGGCATTGCGCAACAAGATCGACAAGGATGGCGGGCCGCATTACCCGCATGTTTTCACCAAGCGCCCAAATACAGGTATGCCCACTGGTCTCGATATGGATGGCGATGGGCGCTTGGGGCAATCACGCGACAAGCAGGGGTTTGGACGCTTTGCAGGGCAGGCGGGAATGGCTGTACTTTCCCGCTGGCCTTTTGATCGGCAAAAGATGCGGGATTTCAGCCACGTCAAGTGGCAGGATCTTCCGTCTGCCAGCCTTCCTATGAGCATGGATGCTCCCTTTCCCTCGTTCGAGGCGCAAAAGGTACAGCGTCTGTCCTCGGTCGGGCATTGGGTTCTGCCCGTGAAATTGCCGCATGCTCCTGTGCTGACACTGATGACCTTTCACGCAACGCCCCCTGTTTTTGATGGCCCCGAAGATCGTAATGGCCACCGTAACCATGATGAAATCCTGTTCTGGCAGAAGTTCCTTGATGGTGAGTTCGGGCCGGTTCCGGACGATCATTTTGTTCTTTTGGGGGACGCAAATATTGATCCTGTTGATGGCGAAGGCCGCAAAAGTGCGGTCAATCGTTTGTTGGCTGACCCACGGTTGCAAGACCCTGAACCCAAACGACCAGGCCCCGTCCTGCAAGGTCCCGAACAATCCGGTGATCCCCGTCTGGATACCGTGGCCTGGCCCGACGACGGCCCCGGGCACCTTCGGGTGCAGTACCTTCTGCCCTCGTCTGATCTCAGAGTTGTAAACGCTGGTGTTCACTGGCCGACCCCAGATACGGATGTCGCCGCCGAGGCTTCTGCCGCAGGTCCTCACCGTATGGTTTGGGTGGATATCGCCTTGCCGGAATGA
- the leuB gene encoding 3-isopropylmalate dehydrogenase, with product MSTPSLLILPGDGIGPEGMGEVTKVIDWFGAKRDMPFDVSEDLVGGAAYDAHGTPLHDDTMAKAQEVDAVLLGAVGGPKYDNLDFSVKPERGLLRLRKEMDLFANLRPAQCFDALADFSSLKRDVVAGLDIMIVRELTSGVYFGEPRGIFEEGNERVGINTQRYTESEIARVARSAFELAMRRNKKVCSMEKANVMESGILWREVVTEVAKDYPEVELSHMYADAGVMQLCRWPKQFDVILTDNLFGDLLSDAAAMLTGSLGMLPSASLGAPMANGRPKALYEPVHGSAPDIAGQGKANPIACTLSFAMALRYSFDKGDEATRLEKAVEQVLADGKRTADLLGEEGVQPVSTSEMGDAIIAALDASH from the coding sequence ATGAGCACCCCCTCACTTCTCATCCTCCCCGGTGATGGTATCGGCCCTGAAGGCATGGGTGAAGTCACCAAAGTCATCGATTGGTTCGGCGCCAAGCGCGATATGCCCTTCGACGTCAGCGAGGATCTGGTTGGCGGTGCTGCCTATGATGCGCACGGCACACCCCTGCACGACGATACCATGGCCAAGGCGCAAGAGGTCGATGCGGTTCTGCTGGGGGCTGTCGGAGGCCCGAAGTATGACAACCTCGACTTCAGCGTGAAGCCCGAACGCGGCCTGCTTCGTTTGCGTAAGGAAATGGACCTCTTCGCGAACCTGCGTCCGGCGCAATGCTTTGACGCCCTGGCCGATTTCTCAAGCCTCAAGCGTGACGTGGTTGCTGGCCTCGATATCATGATCGTTCGTGAACTTACTTCGGGCGTCTACTTCGGTGAGCCGCGCGGCATCTTCGAAGAGGGTAACGAACGTGTGGGTATCAACACCCAGCGTTACACCGAGTCCGAGATTGCTCGGGTCGCCCGCAGCGCCTTTGAGCTGGCCATGCGCCGGAACAAGAAGGTCTGCTCGATGGAAAAGGCCAACGTGATGGAATCGGGCATCCTCTGGCGTGAGGTGGTCACCGAGGTGGCCAAGGATTATCCCGAGGTGGAACTGTCGCATATGTACGCTGATGCGGGTGTGATGCAACTTTGCCGCTGGCCCAAGCAGTTCGACGTCATCCTGACCGACAACCTGTTTGGCGACTTGCTCTCGGATGCTGCCGCGATGTTGACGGGGTCGCTCGGTATGCTGCCTTCGGCCTCCCTTGGTGCTCCTATGGCGAATGGGCGCCCCAAGGCCCTGTACGAGCCGGTGCACGGCTCGGCCCCCGATATTGCCGGGCAGGGCAAGGCCAACCCGATCGCCTGTACGCTCAGCTTTGCTATGGCTCTACGCTACAGCTTCGACAAGGGCGATGAGGCGACACGCCTTGAAAAGGCCGTCGAGCAAGTGCTGGCCGATGGGAAGCGCACCGCCGACCTTCTTGGCGAGGAGGGCGTTCAACCCGTCTCGACCAGCGAGATGGGCGACGCGATCATCGCTGCCCTCGACGCAAGTCACTAA